The region GTCGTTCAGGGGCGATCCGGGCGCGGGCGGCGAAGCGTCGGCGTCGGACCCGTCGCTCGCAGGCGCGTCAGCCTCAGGCCCGGCGGGCGCAGACGTACCGGCCGGGGCGCCGGCCACCGCGTCAGGCGCGGGCGCGTCGGCCGCAGGCGCTGCCTTGGGCGGGGTCATGCCTCGGACTCCGGTGTGGCCAGGGCCACGCCTTCGGGGCGGGTGGCGGGGTGGGCCGGGGTCAGGGAGCAGACCGCCACGACGTGTGCGCCGTGGCCGGTCACCGCGCGGATCAGCGGGGTCAGGTCCTCGCCCGGCGCGCCGCCGCGGGTGACGACGACCGTGCGTTCGCCCGGTATGACGTCCTCGACGATCAGCCGTCCGAGGTCCTCCACCACGACGCGGCGGCCGACCTCCAGAGTGCGGGCGACGACGTGCGCGAGCAGGACGTCCGCGGTGTCGTCCCGGCTCACCACCGCTTCCGGGCGGTAGCGCGCGGCGAGGGCGGCCAGTGCGGCGCCGGCCTCCTCCACGCCGGCCGGGTCGTCGCGCGGCGGGGGCGGGAAGACCGGGTTGGGGCTCGTGGGCATGGCGCTCTCCTGTCGGGTCGTACGGTTCTCCTGCTCGGGGGCCGCGGCGTCCTCGCCGACGGGTACGAATCCGGCGCCGCTCCTGCGGACGACGGCGGTGCCCCGCTCGAAGCCGGGCACCGCCGTCCCGGCGCCTGCGGCGACGACCACCGCGGCGGCGTACGGAACGCAGTCCGCCGCGCGCAGGAGCGCGAGTGCTTCCGCAGCCGAGGCGGCCTCGACCGCCAGAACGACGACCGTCTCGCCGGGGTGGAGGTCGCCGAGTGCGGGGGCGCCGGGCGCGCGGGCGGCGAAGGGCAGGCCGGTCTCCAACGAGACCGCCGCGCCCAGCGCCTGCGCGCCGGGCCCGACCGCCAGCAGGCGGTCGGCGGTGGGGGCCGCGCCCGGGGCCAGGGCCGCGGCGAGCCGGCGCAGCAGCGAGGGGCGGGCCAGCCAGCCGGCGGGGTCGGCCGCGGTCAGGTCGGCGGCCAACTCGGCGGCGAGTACGGCGGCCGGCCGTTCGAGCCCGGCCGGCACCCCCGCGCCCCGGACGGCCGTGCCCGGCGCCCCCGCCGCCCGAACGGCCGTGCCCGGCCGCCCTGTCACCCGGACAGCCGCGCCCGCGTCCGGCGCCGCCGGCCCCGCGCCGGTCATGGCCGGTCACCGCCGGTGAGCGAGGGGCGGGGGGCGGAGAAGTCGGCGGACGGGGGGACGTCGGCCGCCAGAAGGTCCGTCAGTTCCGCCTCCGTCGGGTCGGGGGCGAAGGCCCGCTCGTAGCCCTGCTCCCGGGACAGCGCCTGCGCCGCGTCCAGGACTATGCGCGCGGCGACCGCCCGGTCGGCGGGGTCGGCGACCCTTGACCAGGCCGCGCAGACGGTCACCGCGGTGCTGACCCGGCCTGCGGCGCCGGTGCGTACCGGCGCGGAGACCGCCCACACGCCCTCGTCCAACTCGTTGTCGCAGACGTCGAAGCCGCGTTCGCGTACCACGGCGAGGTGGTCGATGAGCCGGTTGATCTCCCGGACGGTGCCGGAGGTGAAGGAGGCACGCGGATACGACGCCAGCAGCCGTTCGACGAAGGCCGGGTCCTGGTACGCGAGGATCGCGCGGGCCGACGCGGCGGCGTGCAGCGGCACTTCCTGGCCGAGCCGGACGAACAGCCGCAGCGGGCGCTTGGTGCCGGCGATGGACACCGCGACCACCCGGCCGTCGATCAGCTGGGTGAGCACCACGCTCTCGCCGCACCGGCGTTCGGCCTCCACCAGGGCGGCGGGCGGCTGGATGACGAACGGTTCGTAGTCCTCGACATGGCCGAGGTTGAGGGCGCTCTGCCCGAGCACGTACCGCTTGGTGGTGGGCGACCGGCTGACGAAGCCGGTGTGCTCCAGGGTGCTCATCACCCGGTGCATGCTGCCGACCGGGATCTCCAGCTGCTGGTGCAGCTGCTGGAGGGTCAGGCCCTGCCGGTACGCGGACAGATGGGTCAGCACCGACAGCGCCCGCACCACCACGTGCATCGGCTTGTCCGCGCCCGACCGCTCGGATCCCGACCGCTCCGGCCCTGGCCGGTCGCCGCCACCGCCGCCGTGCTTGTCCATCGACTTCCCCATCCCGTTGGTTTCGCCACCGTTACCGCGAAGCTGTTTCCGTAACACGGAATCAATAATTCGGCTCTGTACCCGGAGTATCCGAGCCCCGGCGGGCGGCTGTCAATGACACCCCCGGGTCATTACCTGGCCGTATTGCTGATTCCCCAGATCATCGCCCCCTTGACTCTTGACAGCCGGACCGAGGCATTCCAATACTGACGAATCCGCAGTGCGGAATCAACGTTTCCGTCTCACGGAAATCAGTGACGAGGAAGGAGCGCGATGGCTGTCTCCGACATCGCGGTGACCGGGCCGCCGCCGGCGGACGCCCGGCCGCGGAGGCCGTCCCGCCGACGCCTGCCGCGTGGCGCACTGCTGCTGGTCGCCCGCAAGTTGGGCGGCGCGCTGCTGGTGGTGTGGGGCGTGGTCACCTTCACGTTCGTCGTCGCCCGTGTCGTGGCGCCGGACCCGACGGGGCTGCTCGTACCACCGGGCG is a window of Streptomyces sp. NBC_01477 DNA encoding:
- a CDS encoding IclR family transcriptional regulator, whose amino-acid sequence is MDKHGGGGGDRPGPERSGSERSGADKPMHVVVRALSVLTHLSAYRQGLTLQQLHQQLEIPVGSMHRVMSTLEHTGFVSRSPTTKRYVLGQSALNLGHVEDYEPFVIQPPAALVEAERRCGESVVLTQLIDGRVVAVSIAGTKRPLRLFVRLGQEVPLHAAASARAILAYQDPAFVERLLASYPRASFTSGTVREINRLIDHLAVVRERGFDVCDNELDEGVWAVSAPVRTGAAGRVSTAVTVCAAWSRVADPADRAVAARIVLDAAQALSREQGYERAFAPDPTEAELTDLLAADVPPSADFSAPRPSLTGGDRP